The following are encoded together in the Humulus lupulus chromosome 5, drHumLupu1.1, whole genome shotgun sequence genome:
- the LOC133834365 gene encoding uncharacterized calcium-binding protein At1g02270 isoform X2 — MKKERKTKMKGRISRIGSYAISSAIRDQKHLQQPCNITCTTFNILAPIYKRLNHEDPSCRESDYRAFWMTRNQSILDWLLYERSSIICLQEFWVGNEELVDVYEKRLGAAGYMSFKLGRTNNRGDGLLTAVHKDFFRVLNCRELHFNDCGDRVAQLLHVELASPVSQCRNNDTRQEILIVNTHLLFPHDASLCLVRLHQVYKILQCVESYQKENNLNSMPIILCGDWNGSKRGHVYKFLRSLGFVSSYDTAHQYDDADAHKWVSHRNHRGNICGVDFIWLLNPNSYRKFLRTSWTEAVFGMFKVSFWPLIVRFSFWFVLSLMVCLLCFQYLLRRASLTEHDAFAFLKADSHSDCINYSGFCEALRQLNLIGHCYGLSDEETKDLWDQADIEGNGVLDFKEFQQRIWNPAASEQRDEYSEEVVQEDGMKDSKQQTIGFSVKNAVLFPPEVEKGRWPDDYSLSDHARLTVVFSPIRMPCSQPIS, encoded by the exons ATGAAAAAGGAGAGGAAGACAAAGATGAAAGGAAGAATATCAAGAATAGGAAGCTATGCAATCTCATCCGCCATTAGAGACCAAAAACACCTTCAACAACCTTGTAATATTACATGTACCACTTTTAACATTCTTGCCCCTATCTACAAACGTCTCAACCATGAG GACCCCAGTTGCCGTGAAAGCGATTACAGAGCTTTTTGGATGACCAGAAACCAAAGCATTTTAGATTGGTTGTTGTATGAAAGATCTTCCATCATTTGCCTTCAG GAGTTTTGGGTTGGAAATGAAGAACTTGTTGATGTATATGAGAAGAGGCTTGGTGCTGCCGGTTACATGAGTTTCAAACTTGGTCGTACGAACAATCGTGGTGATG GCTTACTCACAGCAGTTCATAAGGATTTCTTTAGAGTTCTCAACTGTAGAGAGTTACATTTCAATGATTGTGGAGACCGTGTTGCTCAGTTGTTACATGTTGAATTAGCTTCCCCAGTTTCACAATGTCGAAACAATGATACCAGGCAGGAGATTCTCATTGTGAATACTCACTTGTTATTCCCTCATGATGCAAGTTTGTGTCTTGTTAGATTGCATCAG GTCTACAAAATCCTGCAATGTGTTGAATCTTATCAGAAGGAGAACAATCTTAATTCCATGCCAATTATACTTTGCGG TGATTGGAATGGAAGCAAAAGAGGACATGTTTACAAGTTCCTTAGGTCACTTGGATTTGTTTCTTCTTATGATACCGCTCATCAGTATGACGATGCAGATGCACACAAG TGGGTCAGCCATCGCAACCATCGTGGCAACATATGCGGTGTTGATTTCATTTGGCTTCTTAATCCCAATAGCTACCGCAAGTTCCTTAGAACAAGTTGGACTGAAGCAGTATTTGGCATGTTCAAGGTCAGTTTTTGGCCTTTGATTGTGAGAT TTAGCTTCTGGTTTGTTCTATCTTTGATGGTTTGCCTTTTGTGTTTTCAGTATCTTCTAAGAAGAGCTTCACTGACAGAACATGATGCATTTGCATTTCTCAAGGCTGATAGCCATAGCGATTGCATCAACTATTCAGGTTTCTGTGAAGCACTTAGACAG CTGAATTTGATTGGCCATTGCTATGGACTCAGCGATGAAGAGACAAAGGATTTGTGGGATCAAGCTGATATAGAGGGCAATGGAGTTCTTGACTTCAAAGAATTTCAG CAGCGGATTTGGAACCCTGCAGCGTCTGAACAACGTGATGAATATAGCGAGGAAGTGGTTCAAGAGGATGGTATGAAGGATAGCAAGCAACAGACAATTGGTTTCAGTGTAAAAAATGCAGTTTTGTTTCCTCCTGAAGTGGAGAAAGGAAGGTGGCCAGATGACTATTCTCTCTCTGATCATGCAAGACTCACCGTGGTGTTCTCGCCTATTAGGATGCCATGTTCACAACCAATCTCTTAG
- the LOC133834365 gene encoding uncharacterized calcium-binding protein At1g02270 isoform X1, with translation MKKERKTKMKGRISRIGSYAISSAIRDQKHLQQPCNITCTTFNILAPIYKRLNHEDPSCRESDYRAFWMTRNQSILDWLLYERSSIICLQIQTLWFNHQEFWVGNEELVDVYEKRLGAAGYMSFKLGRTNNRGDGLLTAVHKDFFRVLNCRELHFNDCGDRVAQLLHVELASPVSQCRNNDTRQEILIVNTHLLFPHDASLCLVRLHQVYKILQCVESYQKENNLNSMPIILCGDWNGSKRGHVYKFLRSLGFVSSYDTAHQYDDADAHKWVSHRNHRGNICGVDFIWLLNPNSYRKFLRTSWTEAVFGMFKVSFWPLIVRFSFWFVLSLMVCLLCFQYLLRRASLTEHDAFAFLKADSHSDCINYSGFCEALRQLNLIGHCYGLSDEETKDLWDQADIEGNGVLDFKEFQQRIWNPAASEQRDEYSEEVVQEDGMKDSKQQTIGFSVKNAVLFPPEVEKGRWPDDYSLSDHARLTVVFSPIRMPCSQPIS, from the exons ATGAAAAAGGAGAGGAAGACAAAGATGAAAGGAAGAATATCAAGAATAGGAAGCTATGCAATCTCATCCGCCATTAGAGACCAAAAACACCTTCAACAACCTTGTAATATTACATGTACCACTTTTAACATTCTTGCCCCTATCTACAAACGTCTCAACCATGAG GACCCCAGTTGCCGTGAAAGCGATTACAGAGCTTTTTGGATGACCAGAAACCAAAGCATTTTAGATTGGTTGTTGTATGAAAGATCTTCCATCATTTGCCTTCAG ATTCAAACTCTTTGGTTTAATCATCAGGAGTTTTGGGTTGGAAATGAAGAACTTGTTGATGTATATGAGAAGAGGCTTGGTGCTGCCGGTTACATGAGTTTCAAACTTGGTCGTACGAACAATCGTGGTGATG GCTTACTCACAGCAGTTCATAAGGATTTCTTTAGAGTTCTCAACTGTAGAGAGTTACATTTCAATGATTGTGGAGACCGTGTTGCTCAGTTGTTACATGTTGAATTAGCTTCCCCAGTTTCACAATGTCGAAACAATGATACCAGGCAGGAGATTCTCATTGTGAATACTCACTTGTTATTCCCTCATGATGCAAGTTTGTGTCTTGTTAGATTGCATCAG GTCTACAAAATCCTGCAATGTGTTGAATCTTATCAGAAGGAGAACAATCTTAATTCCATGCCAATTATACTTTGCGG TGATTGGAATGGAAGCAAAAGAGGACATGTTTACAAGTTCCTTAGGTCACTTGGATTTGTTTCTTCTTATGATACCGCTCATCAGTATGACGATGCAGATGCACACAAG TGGGTCAGCCATCGCAACCATCGTGGCAACATATGCGGTGTTGATTTCATTTGGCTTCTTAATCCCAATAGCTACCGCAAGTTCCTTAGAACAAGTTGGACTGAAGCAGTATTTGGCATGTTCAAGGTCAGTTTTTGGCCTTTGATTGTGAGAT TTAGCTTCTGGTTTGTTCTATCTTTGATGGTTTGCCTTTTGTGTTTTCAGTATCTTCTAAGAAGAGCTTCACTGACAGAACATGATGCATTTGCATTTCTCAAGGCTGATAGCCATAGCGATTGCATCAACTATTCAGGTTTCTGTGAAGCACTTAGACAG CTGAATTTGATTGGCCATTGCTATGGACTCAGCGATGAAGAGACAAAGGATTTGTGGGATCAAGCTGATATAGAGGGCAATGGAGTTCTTGACTTCAAAGAATTTCAG CAGCGGATTTGGAACCCTGCAGCGTCTGAACAACGTGATGAATATAGCGAGGAAGTGGTTCAAGAGGATGGTATGAAGGATAGCAAGCAACAGACAATTGGTTTCAGTGTAAAAAATGCAGTTTTGTTTCCTCCTGAAGTGGAGAAAGGAAGGTGGCCAGATGACTATTCTCTCTCTGATCATGCAAGACTCACCGTGGTGTTCTCGCCTATTAGGATGCCATGTTCACAACCAATCTCTTAG
- the LOC133834365 gene encoding uncharacterized calcium-binding protein At1g02270 isoform X3, translating to MKKERKTKMKGRISRIGSYAISSAIRDQKHLQQPCNITCTTFNILAPIYKRLNHEDPSCRESDYRAFWMTRNQSILDWLLYERSSIICLQIQTLWFNHQEFWVGNEELVDVYEKRLGAAGYMSFKLGRTNNRGDGLLTAVHKDFFRVLNCRELHFNDCGDRVAQLLHVELASPVSQCRNNDTRQEILIVNTHLLFPHDASLCLVRLHQVYKILQCVESYQKENNLNSMPIILCGDWNGSKRGHVYKFLRSLGFVSSYDTAHQYDDADAHKWVSHRNHRGNICGVDFIWLLNPNSYRKFLRTSWTEAVFGMFKYLLRRASLTEHDAFAFLKADSHSDCINYSGFCEALRQLNLIGHCYGLSDEETKDLWDQADIEGNGVLDFKEFQQRIWNPAASEQRDEYSEEVVQEDGMKDSKQQTIGFSVKNAVLFPPEVEKGRWPDDYSLSDHARLTVVFSPIRMPCSQPIS from the exons ATGAAAAAGGAGAGGAAGACAAAGATGAAAGGAAGAATATCAAGAATAGGAAGCTATGCAATCTCATCCGCCATTAGAGACCAAAAACACCTTCAACAACCTTGTAATATTACATGTACCACTTTTAACATTCTTGCCCCTATCTACAAACGTCTCAACCATGAG GACCCCAGTTGCCGTGAAAGCGATTACAGAGCTTTTTGGATGACCAGAAACCAAAGCATTTTAGATTGGTTGTTGTATGAAAGATCTTCCATCATTTGCCTTCAG ATTCAAACTCTTTGGTTTAATCATCAGGAGTTTTGGGTTGGAAATGAAGAACTTGTTGATGTATATGAGAAGAGGCTTGGTGCTGCCGGTTACATGAGTTTCAAACTTGGTCGTACGAACAATCGTGGTGATG GCTTACTCACAGCAGTTCATAAGGATTTCTTTAGAGTTCTCAACTGTAGAGAGTTACATTTCAATGATTGTGGAGACCGTGTTGCTCAGTTGTTACATGTTGAATTAGCTTCCCCAGTTTCACAATGTCGAAACAATGATACCAGGCAGGAGATTCTCATTGTGAATACTCACTTGTTATTCCCTCATGATGCAAGTTTGTGTCTTGTTAGATTGCATCAG GTCTACAAAATCCTGCAATGTGTTGAATCTTATCAGAAGGAGAACAATCTTAATTCCATGCCAATTATACTTTGCGG TGATTGGAATGGAAGCAAAAGAGGACATGTTTACAAGTTCCTTAGGTCACTTGGATTTGTTTCTTCTTATGATACCGCTCATCAGTATGACGATGCAGATGCACACAAG TGGGTCAGCCATCGCAACCATCGTGGCAACATATGCGGTGTTGATTTCATTTGGCTTCTTAATCCCAATAGCTACCGCAAGTTCCTTAGAACAAGTTGGACTGAAGCAGTATTTGGCATGTTCAAG TATCTTCTAAGAAGAGCTTCACTGACAGAACATGATGCATTTGCATTTCTCAAGGCTGATAGCCATAGCGATTGCATCAACTATTCAGGTTTCTGTGAAGCACTTAGACAG CTGAATTTGATTGGCCATTGCTATGGACTCAGCGATGAAGAGACAAAGGATTTGTGGGATCAAGCTGATATAGAGGGCAATGGAGTTCTTGACTTCAAAGAATTTCAG CAGCGGATTTGGAACCCTGCAGCGTCTGAACAACGTGATGAATATAGCGAGGAAGTGGTTCAAGAGGATGGTATGAAGGATAGCAAGCAACAGACAATTGGTTTCAGTGTAAAAAATGCAGTTTTGTTTCCTCCTGAAGTGGAGAAAGGAAGGTGGCCAGATGACTATTCTCTCTCTGATCATGCAAGACTCACCGTGGTGTTCTCGCCTATTAGGATGCCATGTTCACAACCAATCTCTTAG
- the LOC133834365 gene encoding uncharacterized calcium-binding protein At1g02270 isoform X4, with translation MKKERKTKMKGRISRIGSYAISSAIRDQKHLQQPCNITCTTFNILAPIYKRLNHEDPSCRESDYRAFWMTRNQSILDWLLYERSSIICLQEFWVGNEELVDVYEKRLGAAGYMSFKLGRTNNRGDGLLTAVHKDFFRVLNCRELHFNDCGDRVAQLLHVELASPVSQCRNNDTRQEILIVNTHLLFPHDASLCLVRLHQVYKILQCVESYQKENNLNSMPIILCGDWNGSKRGHVYKFLRSLGFVSSYDTAHQYDDADAHKWVSHRNHRGNICGVDFIWLLNPNSYRKFLRTSWTEAVFGMFKYLLRRASLTEHDAFAFLKADSHSDCINYSGFCEALRQLNLIGHCYGLSDEETKDLWDQADIEGNGVLDFKEFQQRIWNPAASEQRDEYSEEVVQEDGMKDSKQQTIGFSVKNAVLFPPEVEKGRWPDDYSLSDHARLTVVFSPIRMPCSQPIS, from the exons ATGAAAAAGGAGAGGAAGACAAAGATGAAAGGAAGAATATCAAGAATAGGAAGCTATGCAATCTCATCCGCCATTAGAGACCAAAAACACCTTCAACAACCTTGTAATATTACATGTACCACTTTTAACATTCTTGCCCCTATCTACAAACGTCTCAACCATGAG GACCCCAGTTGCCGTGAAAGCGATTACAGAGCTTTTTGGATGACCAGAAACCAAAGCATTTTAGATTGGTTGTTGTATGAAAGATCTTCCATCATTTGCCTTCAG GAGTTTTGGGTTGGAAATGAAGAACTTGTTGATGTATATGAGAAGAGGCTTGGTGCTGCCGGTTACATGAGTTTCAAACTTGGTCGTACGAACAATCGTGGTGATG GCTTACTCACAGCAGTTCATAAGGATTTCTTTAGAGTTCTCAACTGTAGAGAGTTACATTTCAATGATTGTGGAGACCGTGTTGCTCAGTTGTTACATGTTGAATTAGCTTCCCCAGTTTCACAATGTCGAAACAATGATACCAGGCAGGAGATTCTCATTGTGAATACTCACTTGTTATTCCCTCATGATGCAAGTTTGTGTCTTGTTAGATTGCATCAG GTCTACAAAATCCTGCAATGTGTTGAATCTTATCAGAAGGAGAACAATCTTAATTCCATGCCAATTATACTTTGCGG TGATTGGAATGGAAGCAAAAGAGGACATGTTTACAAGTTCCTTAGGTCACTTGGATTTGTTTCTTCTTATGATACCGCTCATCAGTATGACGATGCAGATGCACACAAG TGGGTCAGCCATCGCAACCATCGTGGCAACATATGCGGTGTTGATTTCATTTGGCTTCTTAATCCCAATAGCTACCGCAAGTTCCTTAGAACAAGTTGGACTGAAGCAGTATTTGGCATGTTCAAG TATCTTCTAAGAAGAGCTTCACTGACAGAACATGATGCATTTGCATTTCTCAAGGCTGATAGCCATAGCGATTGCATCAACTATTCAGGTTTCTGTGAAGCACTTAGACAG CTGAATTTGATTGGCCATTGCTATGGACTCAGCGATGAAGAGACAAAGGATTTGTGGGATCAAGCTGATATAGAGGGCAATGGAGTTCTTGACTTCAAAGAATTTCAG CAGCGGATTTGGAACCCTGCAGCGTCTGAACAACGTGATGAATATAGCGAGGAAGTGGTTCAAGAGGATGGTATGAAGGATAGCAAGCAACAGACAATTGGTTTCAGTGTAAAAAATGCAGTTTTGTTTCCTCCTGAAGTGGAGAAAGGAAGGTGGCCAGATGACTATTCTCTCTCTGATCATGCAAGACTCACCGTGGTGTTCTCGCCTATTAGGATGCCATGTTCACAACCAATCTCTTAG